A genome region from Panicum virgatum strain AP13 chromosome 4K, P.virgatum_v5, whole genome shotgun sequence includes the following:
- the LOC120702586 gene encoding anthocyanidin 3-O-glucoside 6''-O-acyltransferase-like, with translation MGSRVRVLNVSHVLPAPDQAAVCSPEALPVDGGHVKLSFMDALFVDRVPMQRLFFYEGPGIPPLPSLVRSLRSSLAAVLAVFHPLAGKLTHRASTGDVVVDCTPAAVSPGVRFVEAEYAGTIDDMRRLAVGDEHHTEALMLLGPELNAGRLPAPVLAVQVTRPAVGAGRAVVVGVSIHHAVADGHSVWRFMSAWSAVSRSPEAASGLTPPTFDRAAIRYPKADEVARKFLRTIAPALPVARSPSLHTPPDLRRRSFLLRADDIESVKHRILAESKSIGEQMDTHPSTFVAVASLVWTSIARAKRLDPAADGDAYFLVPADLRRRLAPAVDERYFGNCVAPCFARAAARDLRDGGAGLARAAAAIGAAVRERLGDPLGGAERWLERFLAAPRERLTHAASSNRFMAYETDFGWGAPSRVELVSLFTRELVLLLGAEDGGVQVTVALDHAHMWGFAANLLMVSGQGRSQSA, from the coding sequence ATGGGATCCCGGGTGCGAGTTCTCAACGTTTCCCATGTGCTCCCAGCCCCAGATCAAGCCGCCGTCTGCTCACCGGAAGCCCTCCCCGTCGACGGCGGCCACGTCAAGCTCTCGTTCATGGACGCCTTGTTCGTCGACAGGGTGCCGATGCAGCGGCTCTTCTTCTACGAGGGCCCCGGCATCCCGCCCTTGCCGTCCCTCGTCCGCTCCCTGaggtcctccctcgccgccgtgctcgccgtCTTCCACCCCCTCGCCGGCAAGCTCACCCACCGCGCGTCGACCGGCGACGTCGTCGTGGACTGCACGCCGGCCGCGGTCTCACCCGGCGTCAGGTTCGTGGAGGCGGAGTACGCCGGCACCATCGACGACATGCGGCgcctcgccgtcggcgacgaGCACCACACGGAGGCGCTGATGCTGCTCGGGCCGGAGCTCAACGCGGGGCGTCTCCCGGCCCCGGTGCTCGCCGTGCAGGTCACGAGGCCGGCCGTCGGGGCCGGGCGCGCCGTGGTGGTCGGGGTGTCCATCCACCACGCCGTGGCCGACGGCCACTCCGTCTGGCGGTTTATGAGCGCCTGGTCCGCCGTGTCGCGGTCGCCGGAGGCTGCGTCGGGCCTCACGCCGCCGACGTTCGACCGCGCGGCGATCCGGTACCCCAAAGCCGACGAAGTGGCGCGCAAGTTCCTGCGCACGATCGCGCCGGCGCTGCCCGTGGCAAGGTCGCCGTCGCTGCACACCCCGCCGGACCTGCGGAGGAGAAGCTTCCTGCTCCGCGCCGACGACATCGAGTCGGTGAAGCACCGCATCCTGGCGGAATCCAAATCCATCGGCGAGCAGATGGACACGCACCCGAGCACCTTCGTCGCGGTGGCGTCGCTGGTGTGGACGTCCATCGCGCGGGCCAAGCGCCtcgaccccgccgccgacggcgacgccTACTTCCTGGTGCCAgcggacctccgccgccgcctcgcgccggcGGTGGACGAGCGCTACTTCGGGAACTGCGTCGCTCCGTGCTTCgccagggccgccgcgcgcgacctgcgcgacggcggcgcggggctcgcgcgcgccgccgcggccatcggCGCCGCAGTCCGCGAGCGGCTCGGGGACCCGctgggcggcgcggagcggTGGCTGGAGCGCTTCCTCGCGGCGCCGAGGGAGAGGCTCACCCACGCGGCGTCGTCGAACCGGTTCATGGCGTACGAGACGGACTTCGGGTGGGGCGCGCCGAGCCGGGTGGAGCTCGTGTCGCTCTTCACCAGGGAGCTCGTGCTGCTGCTCGgcgcggaggacggcggcgtgcAGGTCACCGTGGCGCTGGATCACGCGCACATGTGGGGCTTCGCTGCCAACTTGCTGATGGTTTCAGGGCAAGGGAGGAGCCAATCTGCATAG